TAAAATTGTCCAATTCCTCACAAAAAGACTGAGAAACTTCTGACAAATCATCAAATATTCAACAAGCAAATGTACAGCTGATGATTGGCCAATCAAACACCGTGAATACGacacaaaaaaataacaaaaaaaagtcaagAAACTTCTACTAGATGAAAATATCAGCAATCCATTCAGAGAACACATGTACATCAAGACTTGAATGCAGATCAGAACTTGCGTTGCTATGCATGAGGGCAAAATCATACACGGTATGGACAATCAATAAACATCAGTTGTCTCTAGCTCAACACGATCCATCAACCTTTCCAGTAGCACATGACCAATTCAGCCCAGTTCACCTCCCTTCAGTGTTCATCAGCTGTGAGAAGGCATCATTGGTCGACATCTGAGAGTAGTTGATATTCGTGTGGCTTTCGTCTGCGGTGCTGATCTCCAGGGAGCCTACTCTCCTAGCTTCTGAAGGGAGTTCAGATATCTGATTCATGCTGTCGATGTTTGTGATGTCAGGGCCAGACTCCTGCAGCTGAAGCACAAACTCCAGATTCCACAGGACATCTCCCATGGTAGGGCGATCGACGCCGTACTCGGCAAGGCATTTCTCAACTGTCTCCCCGTACTTCCTCAAAGATTCCGGCCTGATTGTTCCAGCGATTCGTTGATCAACAATCTGATCAAGCTCTCCCCTCTTTTGCCACTTGCTGGCCCACTCTGCAAGGTTGATCATTTCTCTTGGAAGTGACGGGTCAATAACTGGCCTTGCACAGATCACCTCTAGCAAGACCACGCCGAACGAGTACACATCGGACTTGTCGGTCAGCTTCTGTCTTCGGTAGTACTCAGGGTCAAGATACCCAAAACTGCCTTTCACCGCTGTGCTAACATGTGTCTGGTCCAGTTCAGGCCCCGTCTTCGAGAGGCCAAAATCAGAAACCTTGGCCATGAGATTCTCATCAAGGAGAATGTTTGCTGACTTGACATCACGATGGATGATCGACTTTGCAAAACCAGTGTGGAGGTAGTGGAGCCCCCTTGCAGCTCCTATGCAGATTTCCACCCTTTTCTTCCAGCTGAGTGCAGGTATATCACTACCATACAAGTGACCCTTGAGAGTGCCTTTCTCCATGTACTCATACACCAAGATCATCTCATTGTGCTCATTGCAGTACCCAATAAGAGATACAAGGTGGCGGTGTCGCAGCCCCGATAGCAGCTCGATCTCCGTTCGGAATTCCTTGATCCCTTGATGAGACTTATGGTTTCCCCGCTTCACAGCAACTTTGGTGCCATCCTGCAGAACTGCTTTGTATACCTTCCCAAAGCCTCCAACTCCAATAATCATTTGCTCATCAAAGTGATTTGTTGCCTCTTGCAGCACAACGAAAGGGATCTGGTAGGTCGCATCACCGTTAGTCCCAGATGTAAGAGTGGTCCGGCTGGTTGTTCGGGTACCTGTGCTAAGAAAGCTAATACCATTAAGAGTGAGTGGTGTCCAAGCACTTGAAGTTCGGCTTGTCGATGCCGTTTGCggcttcttgttcttctttcttctgagGACAAAGCAGAGAATAGCAACAGCGGTAGCAGCACAAACAGCTAGAATAGAGCCCAATATGATAGGCAATTCCCTCTTTTGTGATGGTGGTGGCTGCACGATCTCAACAGTTCCAGTACTGATGTTCATCTTCATGATCTCCAGGCCATTCAGGATGCCATCTTGCGCCACATTATTCAAGCTGGAAGGCCCAATGCTGACACTGAGCTTGCCAGACGGATCACTTGATTCCAAGATGACATCTGTGTAGTATGGCACGGCCAAGGTACCAAAACCTTTTTCGGAGagatcaagatcttctgcTGCTGACCACCGATCCACATAAACATCAAAGTAGAGGGCAGCCATTGCCTTGCTTACTATATCACACAAATGGAACCGGATGAGATAGCTTGCACGACGGTCAACATTGAATTGCCATGTCATGTTGGATGCTGAAGCAGTGTTGTTTTGCGCAACCAACCGCCTCGCAGTATTGTAGACACTATCCGGTGCATCCTCCTCCGTTGCTGCTCCTCTTTGGTAATTCAGTTTCCCTTCGTAAGTAACTGTTTGAGTGGTTGTGGAATTTAGGAAGAAGCTTTGATCAGTATCCCATGATCGCCAGAGCGTGTCATTGTCAGCAGTCACCTTCCTTCCACCCACATTAATCCTGTAGAATGTCTGAAATGGCTGCGCTGCAAGGCCAGCATACTGTCTGATAGGATTCACACTTTGCCCCAAATCCAGAATCAGATCATCAGGAACCGATATGACTTCAATAGCATTGATGAAGGATGTGCTGTTCCCTAGTGGCACAAATGTGAGAATGAGCATGCCCCTGGTGATGTTCAAAGAATACTCCCTGACCACCGGCGAGGAATTGCTCGGCGGAGTGAAATTGTCGAGTAGCACAGCATCCTGCGTTGACACTTTGAACTTGGCCACTGCAAGATCATAGCTTTGATATTTGAAACTGAAAAAGTGCAGCCGGACAAAATGCCGGCCACGGCTCTTCATCTTGAAGGAGTAGGACGATGGCACACCGAATATTCTTGCAGTTTGATACAGAACAGCATAGTCAGAAGCCGGGACCGAATCCAGGAAGGTGTTTGCGGCGACACTCTGATGGGATGTCAGGATAGTCGACTTGGAATTGTCGGCTTCAAAGACCCTCCGTCCGACAGAGGCGTCGACCGTGGAGCCGCAGTTGATGAGGTAGTTGTCTGCAGGGGTGAATTCAGCATTGCAGGTACCAGAAAGAACCGAGATGCTCCAAAGAAAGACCACAGCTAACTTTCGTTCATTAGTGGCAGTACCCATGATGAATCCAGATACAAATTGGACTACAAGGAAACAAGGAATTCCACGAAGATGCAACCCGCCAGTTCAATGAAAAGGGGAAGCTACAGCAGTTCAGTAGGGCCCGGTTGATTAATTCCACACCAAAGCTGAGCACATTTCAGACTGCAAGGAGACACTCAAGCTCGAATTTTCAGTGCCAGGCAGGAGCAGAAACCCTTCCTCGTCAGGCAAGCAAGAACCTTATCAAGCACACCCGCAGCATCGGTCGACCAAGAACTGGATCTGCACAGTAGTTGCGTAAAGACACGGTCAGCACCGACCATCTCCAACATGCAGCAAAccccaaaacaaaacaaaacaaaaatcactCGATTAATCGACCCAATTCCCCGAACCGAGAGAGGAGGGGTTAGTTACCTCTGCTGGCCTCCAAGCATTTCATGTCCGCCCAAGCAATTTCGCCGGAAACTCCACCACGAATTTCGCCGGAAGCAGTTTCTTGAATGCCGCAAGAACAAAGAATCCCACGCGGAAAGGAAAGGGAGCAAGCGAAACGAAAGCACCTCCTTTGGGACGAAGCAGAGCAACCAAACCCAATGGCTAGCGGGGAAGTGTGGACGGGGTTGATGATGGGAGACGGCTGGACCGCTGGCTGGAGTGATGGCAGCCAGCAGCGAGGTTGGCAGGATTGCcagtggaggaagaagaatggCGTCTGGCGAGTGGAAACGGCAACGAGTGGGCAAACGGCAAGGTTTGGATGTTTCCTCCGTCTCTTGCAAGAACGGGTCATTAATTAGGGAGGGGCTGGCTCACAGAGCAGAGAGAGGAAAGTTGGGTGGGGAGATGAACATTGCAGAGAGGTGCGGATGAGCTGGGTGGGCCCATGGACGGTGAAGGAGGTTGCTTGCTCCACTCCACTTGGCACCCAAAGCTCCATCGACGCGTTTGTAGGAAGTTTGTGGAAAATGCtgtcaagaaaagaaatttgtGGAAAATATGATAAAATCGGTGTGTTTAGAACACAACTAATTAGCTAGCGAGCACGATTTGGTGGAATCAAGTGCACATGAGTGTTTGTCGGAGTGCGTGAAGAACTATTGCCCATTTCTGTCGGGACTTTTTCTCGATTTAGCGGTCCGTCGTGATGAGGTTAGGAACTATAGTCATGGATCCCCAGGAGTTTAAGGGTTGGCGGTTAAACTCGCGAGCGGGAAGAGAGGCGCGCGGTAGCATTGCCTCTCGTGAGGTGATGGATAGACGGTCAATTTGTGTTGGTGAACTAGTTGACATGACATCCGAGGAGTCCTGGATTGTGTCCAAAAaatatctttaaaaaaaataccgcatttccaagtatatgcatattTGGTATTGTTtctattctttttcttatcCTTCCTCTTAACATAAGTACACCAAAAAATGACGACTTTTTTACATGTTTACATATTGGGACCTCCTACATGATGATGAATTCTATGGAAGACGCTATCTTCTCGtgacaaaaaagaaacaagattCAATGCTCTCttcgtaaaaaaaatattaagtgCTAAACTTGGCAACTAAATCAACATGCATATAAAAGAATCGAACATATAGGTATGTAATTTATTTAGACTCTTTTGGCATTTGAATTCTTTTATTCACAGCGTAACTTTGACTCACCCGTTGCTCTAGTAAAAATATACTGGTGTTTCACATGGCACTCTGTTTTTGCGAAAGAAATAGCTCACCCCGCActcctatttttatttttcatgcaTAATTCATAGTCCAAAACagataaataaaagaaaaaaacagcagcACATCCACATACTATCGGCAGCTAACCGCAGGATCCTCAACAACATATCGATTCAGGCCGCCAAAGGACCCACACACTTGACTCCAATTGGCATCCAGCTGAAAGAAGTTTGAAAGTAAAGCAAAAGAATTTTAAGTGATATAGGCAAAAGAAAGAGCAAAATTAATAAACATCAAGAAAATGTGAAAACCAGGAAGAACATGTCCTGAGTTGAGCAGAGAGAGCCttaaaagagaaaacaagagaaaattaaaataataaCAAAGGTGGCGGATGATATCTAATTGGGAGAAGATCTTGACGTGTTGATGTCATCTAAGTTGGCACACAGGTCAGCCATAGCTGTACCATCCAGATAACTGACGTTTTGAGACTGGGAGATGTTGACGCATGGTAACACGCAATTACAGACGAAGGATGTGTTGTTCCCTCGAATGGAAAAGATCCTTGGTAATGTTGGATGATTACCCTGTGGCCACCAGCGAGGAATTGCTCGACAGAATGAAAGTGTCAAGGAGTACCACGCCCTGCATCGACACTTTGAACTTCGCTTCAGAGGATTGTACCTTTGATTTCGATATCTGAAACTGAACTGAAGAGGTTTAGCCAGGAAAAATGCCGGACGTGAATCTCCGTCCTGAAGGAGTAGGACGCAGGCAATGCCGAATGTCCTCCCAGTCTCAAGCAAGGATAAACCTTAAATAACATCCACAACATCGCTGGTAGAGTTGTCTTCTGACCAGCGACCGGAAGACCCTAGCCCATCATCCCACCgccgtctcaaaataagtgacatgaatttatatagatttttatacaaatcaacGTCACTTATATTTTgtgacggatggagtattttttCGTTTCGTTCATAAATACATAAAATACAAGATGTTCTAGTTTCGTACTAAGTCAAATTCTTAAAGTTTCATCAAGTTATAAAATATCAATCAAcatcaaattattttattaaatccatcaagatatatatcttcataataTACTTGTTTCATTGTTTGATACCGTAGACATCGCTACAATTCTCTGCAAAACTTGATCAAGCTATAAGAAGTTTGACCTAGGATAAAACTATGACATCTTTTATTTACGAACAAAGATAGTAATACAATGATACtgattttttatataaatttggtcaaaagtGAAGAAGTTTAAGTTAGGACAGactaaaacatcttatattcaAGAACGAAAGCAGAAGTTCTTGCATGTGCGATTCTTTTTTCACAAAGTTTTACCAAGGAAAGTGTTAAGCATAAGCAGCTGGCTGGCGTCACTGGGagtgggagagagagagccccGGAGCAAACCACGGGAAGAAGACTCGGAAAGTCCAAAACCCAAATCCAAAGAGCACGTCGCTaccacctctccctctctctcgccgCCGTGGTCTTCACTTCAGTTgaagtcgtcgccgccgccctcgttGTCGGCGCCCGTGCCATTCGAAGCCCAAAGCCCTTAGCCCTAGCTTCCCCGCTGGAGGACAGGAAAGGGGACGGAGATGTCGTCGTGGCTACGCAGCGCGGTGAGCCGGGCGGtggaggccggcggccgcagcgGCGTCGCGCGCGCCGTCAAGGGGTACGCTGACGCCGTCGCCCACCACGCCGGGCAGGCCGTCTCCGACATCCTCCACGACCGCGGGGTGAGTGAGCTCGCCGACCCTTCCTTGCCCTCCTTCGACAGGGCATCCTCCTCTTTGGCTTCCCGAATCCAAATTCGGCAGCGTGAAGTGGGGTGGGGATTGTTTGACTGAGGTTAATTCGTTGCATCGGCACGTCAATGTGATGAGCTCAGTGCACTTGTTAGGAATCCAAGCTTTAATTTGTGCCGTGCGACTAGTGTGGTTAGTGCCCTAGCTTGTTTTGGCCTCGAATT
The Brachypodium distachyon strain Bd21 chromosome 2, Brachypodium_distachyon_v3.0, whole genome shotgun sequence genome window above contains:
- the LOC100839805 gene encoding receptor-like protein kinase HERK 1, with the translated sequence MGTATNERKLAVVFLWSISVLSGTCNAEFTPADNYLINCGSTVDASVGRRVFEADNSKSTILTSHQSVAANTFLDSVPASDYAVLYQTARIFGVPSSYSFKMKSRGRHFVRLHFFSFKYQSYDLAVAKFKVSTQDAVLLDNFTPPSNSSPVVREYSLNITRGMLILTFVPLGNSTSFINAIEVISVPDDLILDLGQSVNPIRQYAGLAAQPFQTFYRINVGGRKVTADNDTLWRSWDTDQSFFLNSTTTQTVTYEGKLNYQRGAATEEDAPDSVYNTARRLVAQNNTASASNMTWQFNVDRRASYLIRFHLCDIVSKAMAALYFDVYVDRWSAAEDLDLSEKGFGTLAVPYYTDVILESSDPSGKLSVSIGPSSLNNVAQDGILNGLEIMKMNISTGTVEIVQPPPSQKRELPIILGSILAVCAATAVAILCFVLRRKKNKKPQTASTSRTSSAWTPLTLNGISFLSTGTRTTSRTTLTSGTNGDATYQIPFVVLQEATNHFDEQMIIGVGGFGKVYKAVLQDGTKVAVKRGNHKSHQGIKEFRTEIELLSGLRHRHLVSLIGYCNEHNEMILVYEYMEKGTLKGHLYGSDIPALSWKKRVEICIGAARGLHYLHTGFAKSIIHRDVKSANILLDENLMAKVSDFGLSKTGPELDQTHVSTAVKGSFGYLDPEYYRRQKLTDKSDVYSFGVVLLEVICARPVIDPSLPREMINLAEWASKWQKRGELDQIVDQRIAGTIRPESLRKYGETVEKCLAEYGVDRPTMGDVLWNLEFVLQLQESGPDITNIDSMNQISELPSEARRVGSLEISTADESHTNINYSQMSTNDAFSQLMNTEGR